A genomic region of Thermoplasmatales archaeon contains the following coding sequences:
- a CDS encoding hydrogenase iron-sulfur subunit has protein sequence MSFEPKIVAFLCNWCSYAGADLAGVSRFKYPPNVVAIKVMCSGRVDTEFIIDAFRKGADGVLIGGCHPGDCHYVEGNYKARRRVEMMKRLLEEIGINPKRLRIEWISATEGKKFASVVEEFVKEIKELGPLVKK, from the coding sequence ATGAGTTTTGAGCCAAAAATAGTTGCCTTTCTATGCAACTGGTGCAGTTATGCTGGCGCAGATCTGGCAGGAGTGAGCAGATTTAAATATCCACCAAATGTTGTTGCTATAAAAGTGATGTGCTCTGGAAGAGTTGATACGGAATTTATTATAGATGCTTTCAGGAAAGGAGCGGACGGTGTGCTTATTGGAGGATGCCATCCGGGGGATTGCCATTATGTGGAGGGAAACTATAAGGCGAGGAGGAGGGTTGAGATGATGAAAAGGTTGCTCGAGGAAATTGGAATAAATCCAAAAAGGTTAAGAATTGAGTGGATTTCTGCAACAGAAGGAAAGAAATTTGCAAGCGTTGTTGAAGAATTTGTTAAAGAAATAAAAGAGCTTGGGCCGCTGGTGAAAAAATGA
- a CDS encoding oxidoreductase, with product MKIAMYWGASCGGCDVSLLSLHEKILDLLKEVEIVFWPCAMDFKYEDVEKMPDGSIDICFYNGAIRTEENEKIAKLLRKKSKKLVAYGSCAIEGCVIGLANLYSREEILKEVYSKDVPGEDLPEFLPYLKTLEQVVSIDASIPGCPPPTPILEDALNALLQGRQFGKNVALCDECPRKDSKPDKIEIDNIYRWHEKKDSGECFLAQGIICMGPATRGGCKAECITANIPCTGCVGPIPKIKEQGISMISAIASIISNKNEDEVIEKIEDYVGTFYKYSAAKLLPEGRLKDES from the coding sequence ATGAAAATTGCGATGTATTGGGGAGCAAGTTGTGGAGGATGTGATGTTTCACTGCTTAGCTTGCATGAGAAAATTCTTGATTTGCTTAAAGAAGTGGAGATAGTTTTCTGGCCATGTGCAATGGATTTCAAATACGAAGATGTGGAAAAAATGCCAGATGGAAGTATAGACATATGTTTTTATAACGGGGCAATAAGAACAGAGGAAAATGAAAAAATTGCAAAATTGCTAAGGAAAAAATCTAAAAAATTGGTTGCATATGGCTCATGTGCAATTGAAGGATGTGTTATAGGTCTTGCAAATTTATATAGTAGAGAGGAAATTCTTAAAGAGGTTTATTCGAAGGATGTGCCGGGAGAGGATTTGCCGGAATTCTTGCCATATTTAAAAACCCTTGAACAAGTTGTGAGCATAGATGCTTCCATTCCTGGATGTCCTCCTCCAACTCCAATTCTTGAAGATGCATTGAATGCTCTTTTGCAAGGAAGGCAATTTGGAAAAAATGTTGCATTATGCGATGAATGCCCACGCAAAGACAGCAAACCTGACAAAATAGAAATAGATAATATTTACAGATGGCATGAAAAAAAGGATAGCGGGGAATGCTTCCTCGCCCAGGGAATAATATGCATGGGTCCAGCAACTAGAGGAGGTTGCAAAGCGGAATGCATTACCGCGAATATTCCATGTACTGGATGTGTTGGTCCGATTCCAAAAATTAAGGAGCAGGGAATTAGTATGATTTCTGCAATTGCTTCAATAATTAGCAATAAAAACGAAGATGAAGTAATTGAAAAGATAGAGGATTATGTTGGCACATTTTATAAATATTCAGCTGCAAAGCTTTTGCCAGAAGGGAGGTTGAAAGATGAAAGTTAG
- a CDS encoding Ni/Fe hydrogenase subunit alpha gives MKVSSIKVSIDPITRLEGHGKIDIFLDENGNVTNARVQTPELRGFEKFCVGRKAEDMPIITARICGVCPEAHHIASAKALDMAFGAPPPRTAHLIRELLYNAYIFYDHCLHLYYLGGIDVLLGDVEKKDRNVIGLIKKFGLELGAEIIKHRRYAMETIKMVGGREIHPVCAIPGGVSKRIKEEERKEIEEKFSKCISFAERSIALFKEVFDSDRWNELLGLDEIKTYYMGIVDSDNRVNYYDGNIRIVSPSGKEFAKLKPNELIENIDEHIEKWNYVKYPYLKKVGWHGFVDGEKSGVYRVGPLGRINSADGMNTPIANKEFKEFRKNGIVHKTFAYYHARLIEMLNAAERVYYLCQEKDITSDDIRSMPTKTGEGIGIVEAARGVLIHHYDVDEKGLIRKVNLIVATTNNNAAINMSVANTAKKVIKNGEVNDILLNKVESSFRCYDPCMACASHAIGRMPTIINLYRNGELYKRLVRDA, from the coding sequence ATGAAAGTTAGTAGCATAAAAGTTAGTATTGACCCAATAACAAGGCTTGAAGGGCATGGAAAAATAGACATATTTTTAGATGAAAATGGAAATGTAACCAATGCAAGAGTTCAGACTCCTGAGCTGAGGGGCTTCGAGAAATTCTGCGTTGGAAGAAAAGCGGAAGATATGCCAATAATAACCGCCCGCATATGTGGTGTCTGCCCTGAGGCGCATCATATCGCTTCCGCAAAGGCACTTGACATGGCCTTCGGGGCGCCCCCGCCGAGGACAGCGCACCTGATCAGGGAGTTGCTATACAATGCTTATATATTCTATGACCACTGCCTCCATCTCTATTATCTAGGGGGAATTGATGTTTTGCTCGGGGATGTTGAGAAAAAGGACAGGAATGTTATAGGATTGATTAAAAAATTTGGCTTGGAGTTGGGAGCTGAGATAATAAAGCACAGGAGATATGCAATGGAGACAATAAAGATGGTCGGGGGAAGGGAAATTCATCCGGTATGCGCAATTCCTGGAGGAGTAAGCAAGAGAATAAAGGAAGAAGAGAGGAAAGAGATAGAGGAAAAGTTTTCAAAATGCATCTCATTTGCTGAGAGAAGCATTGCCCTATTTAAAGAAGTTTTTGATAGCGATAGATGGAATGAATTGCTTGGGCTTGATGAAATAAAAACTTATTATATGGGAATTGTTGATTCAGATAATAGGGTCAATTATTATGATGGAAACATAAGAATTGTCTCTCCTTCTGGAAAGGAATTTGCAAAGCTTAAACCAAATGAATTGATTGAAAACATTGATGAGCATATTGAAAAATGGAATTATGTTAAATATCCCTATTTAAAGAAGGTGGGATGGCATGGATTTGTTGATGGAGAAAAAAGCGGGGTATATAGAGTTGGTCCTCTCGGAAGAATTAATTCTGCGGATGGAATGAATACTCCAATTGCAAATAAAGAATTTAAGGAATTCAGGAAAAATGGAATTGTTCACAAAACATTTGCATATTATCATGCCCGCTTAATAGAAATGCTAAATGCTGCTGAAAGAGTTTATTATCTTTGCCAGGAAAAGGATATAACAAGCGATGATATAAGGAGTATGCCAACAAAAACTGGCGAGGGAATAGGAATTGTTGAAGCGGCGAGGGGTGTTCTTATTCATCACTATGATGTAGATGAAAAAGGCCTTATAAGGAAAGTTAATTTGATAGTAGCAACAACAAATAACAATGCTGCAATAAATATGAGTGTTGCAAATACCGCAAAAAAAGTTATAAAAAACGGAGAAGTGAATGATATATTGCTTAATAAAGTAGAATCATCTTTCAGATGCTATGATCCCTGCATGGCCTGTGCAAGCCATGCAATAGGAAGAATGCCAACAATCATAAACTTATATAGGAATGGAGAGCTTTATAAGAGGTTGGTCAGGGATGCGTAA
- a CDS encoding hydrogenase maturation protease, whose amino-acid sequence MRKIVVGVGNPLLGNDGVGIAVADMLQDISDDISSDIKIEKSMAGGIEICEMISGYDLAIIIDAYRGERNGNVKEISIDEYEGRVNHDVNFINAYNILKKYFKMPEVKIIGIEVSDIDYGEISEEVKKAIPNVIEKIKKILEDENACRKG is encoded by the coding sequence ATGCGTAAGATAGTTGTTGGGGTTGGAAATCCTCTGCTTGGAAATGACGGGGTGGGAATTGCTGTTGCTGATATGTTGCAAGATATATCAGATGATATATCTAGCGATATAAAAATTGAGAAATCAATGGCGGGGGGAATAGAAATCTGTGAGATGATATCTGGTTACGATCTAGCAATAATAATAGATGCATATAGAGGGGAAAGAAATGGAAATGTGAAGGAAATAAGCATAGATGAGTATGAAGGAAGGGTAAATCATGATGTAAATTTCATAAACGCTTACAATATTTTGAAGAAATATTTTAAAATGCCTGAAGTTAAAATTATAGGTATTGAAGTAAGCGATATTGATTATGGAGAAATTTCTGAAGAAGTAAAGAAAGCTATTCCAAATGTAATTGAAAAAATTAAGAAAATTTTGGAGGACGAAAATGCTTGCAGAAAAGGTTGA
- a CDS encoding 4Fe-4S dicluster domain-containing protein, with protein MLAEKVEELSGENLYACYQCGKCSAGCPMAEMMDFLPNQVILLILRGDEGVIDSKTPWICAQCYQCGTRCPKNVDITKIMEALRAIKLRKNIDHLKINKLKKLPQIAVVSATRKYTG; from the coding sequence ATGCTTGCAGAAAAGGTTGAAGAATTATCTGGAGAAAATCTATATGCATGCTACCAGTGCGGAAAATGCTCCGCGGGCTGTCCGATGGCTGAAATGATGGATTTTCTTCCAAATCAAGTCATATTGCTTATATTAAGAGGGGATGAAGGGGTTATAGATTCAAAAACTCCATGGATATGTGCTCAATGTTATCAATGCGGAACAAGGTGCCCAAAAAATGTTGATATAACAAAAATTATGGAGGCTTTAAGGGCTATAAAACTCAGGAAAAATATTGACCATTTAAAGATAAATAAATTGAAGAAGTTGCCACAGATAGCGGTTGTAAGTGCAACAAGAAAATATACGGGGTGA
- a CDS encoding CoB--CoM heterodisulfide reductase iron-sulfur subunit B family protein: MKIAYYPGCTLKTDAKNFENATINLFKKLGVELIELKKWYCCGTVYSLTKDNLMYRLAAIRNLIKAKEEGYDKITTLCSICYNTLKQANEMARNDREAMDKINSFMEEEIDYDGSVEIIHPLEILKNMEDKIRENVKKPLNKKYASYYGCLLLRPKNIAIDEFENPSIMERMLEACGGKLINFPLKNECCGSYTVVEDKNAVVERCYRIISNAKINGADAIITSCPLCHFNLSEIQEEIKKCYTTFTGLPVLYFTEVMLEALEG, translated from the coding sequence ATGAAAATAGCATACTATCCAGGATGTACTTTAAAAACAGATGCAAAAAATTTTGAGAATGCTACAATAAATTTATTTAAAAAATTAGGGGTTGAATTAATTGAATTGAAAAAATGGTATTGCTGTGGAACAGTTTATAGCCTAACAAAAGATAATTTGATGTACAGGCTCGCTGCAATAAGAAACCTAATAAAAGCAAAAGAGGAAGGTTATGATAAAATAACAACATTATGCTCCATCTGCTATAATACATTAAAACAAGCAAATGAGATGGCAAGAAATGATAGGGAAGCAATGGATAAAATAAATTCTTTTATGGAAGAGGAAATTGATTATGATGGAAGTGTAGAGATTATTCATCCTCTAGAGATTTTAAAAAATATGGAAGATAAAATAAGGGAGAATGTAAAAAAGCCTTTGAATAAAAAATATGCATCCTATTATGGCTGTCTGCTCCTCCGTCCAAAAAATATTGCAATTGATGAATTTGAAAATCCAAGCATTATGGAAAGAATGTTAGAAGCATGTGGTGGAAAGTTGATAAATTTTCCTTTAAAAAATGAGTGCTGTGGCTCATATACTGTTGTAGAGGATAAAAATGCGGTGGTGGAGAGATGCTATCGCATAATAAGCAATGCAAAAATAAATGGAGCAGATGCAATAATAACAAGCTGTCCGCTCTGCCATTTTAACTTGAGTGAAATTCAGGAAGAAATAAAAAAATGCTATACAACTTTCACCGGCTTGCCTGTCCTTTATTTCACCGAAGTAATGCTGGAAGCATTGGAGGGATAA
- a CDS encoding 4Fe-4S ferredoxin: MEEVRIYIMGKEYKVPAGLTIMKAMEYAGYRYIRGAGCRAGFCGACATIYRKEGDYKLYADLACQKTVEEGMHLVQLPFSPANKAIYDIEKIKVDDKTILSFYPEIARCVSCNTCTKACPQELEVMDYIQASLRGDIKKAAELGFDCIQCGLCAIRCPAEIVHYHVAQLARRLYGKYIAPKSKHLEKRVREIEEGRYNKAIKELMNKSLEELRKMYNERDIEPGD; encoded by the coding sequence ATGGAAGAAGTAAGAATATATATTATGGGAAAAGAGTATAAGGTGCCTGCGGGGCTAACAATAATGAAGGCTATGGAATATGCGGGCTACAGGTATATAAGAGGGGCTGGATGCAGGGCAGGCTTCTGCGGGGCTTGTGCAACGATTTACAGGAAGGAAGGAGATTATAAGCTCTATGCAGACTTAGCATGCCAGAAAACTGTTGAAGAAGGAATGCATCTTGTCCAGCTTCCTTTTTCACCCGCAAATAAGGCAATTTATGATATTGAGAAGATAAAGGTTGATGATAAAACAATTTTATCTTTTTATCCTGAGATTGCGAGATGTGTTTCATGCAATACCTGCACAAAAGCATGTCCTCAGGAACTTGAAGTAATGGACTATATTCAGGCATCATTGAGGGGGGATATAAAGAAAGCTGCTGAACTGGGTTTTGACTGCATCCAATGCGGGCTATGCGCTATAAGATGCCCAGCGGAGATAGTTCATTATCATGTTGCCCAGCTCGCGAGACGCCTGTATGGAAAATATATTGCACCAAAATCAAAACATTTGGAAAAGAGGGTAAGGGAAATAGAAGAAGGGAGATATAATAAGGCGATTAAGGAATTAATGAATAAAAGTTTAGAGGAATTGAGAAAAATGTATAATGAAAGAGATATTGAACCAGGTGATTAA
- a CDS encoding FAD-binding protein — translation MYPKEMQKSIEKVEKSREERLHKLPERLKEKEKEELLLKWHPDYKPEAKRKIRVGVSKNAIVPNEVADLIEAYPLENPAEIDLSNIDYQTDILIIGGGGAGCTAALFAYYNGVKPENILIATKLRNGDANTMMAQGGIQAADKENDSPLIHYLDVIGGGHFANKTELVERLVMDAPIIIKWHEELGVMYDKKDDGEMITVHGGGTSRRRMHSAKDYTGMEIMRVLRDEIRNIGVNIIEFSPAIELLIDDEGKAAGAILYNLETDQYYVVKAKATIIATGGFGRLHIQGFPTTNHYGATCDGVVLAYRMGAILRDMDSVQYHPTGVAYPEQIVGLLVTEKVRSLGAQPLNSEGEQFVHPLEPRDVEASAFIKECYGKNKGVITPTGMRGIWLDSPIIDILHGEGTIERRLGAMFRMFKRFDIDMREEPILVFPTLHYQNGGIEINSNAEVLSPKGVIKGLFAAGEVTGGVHGKNRLMGNSLLDTQVFGRIAGINSAKYVKNCKIGKLSVEHVKKYVEELKKEGIEEKRRAPMILPDYREKRVLSRAIDIL, via the coding sequence ATGTATCCAAAAGAAATGCAGAAATCTATAGAAAAAGTTGAGAAAAGCAGGGAAGAAAGATTGCATAAGTTGCCAGAAAGATTGAAAGAAAAGGAGAAAGAAGAATTGCTCCTTAAATGGCATCCTGACTATAAGCCGGAGGCAAAAAGGAAAATAAGGGTAGGAGTTAGCAAAAATGCAATTGTGCCAAATGAAGTTGCGGACTTAATTGAGGCATATCCTCTAGAAAATCCAGCTGAAATAGATTTGAGTAACATTGATTATCAAACAGATATCCTTATAATAGGAGGAGGTGGAGCGGGCTGCACAGCCGCACTTTTTGCATATTATAATGGAGTAAAGCCAGAGAATATATTGATTGCAACCAAACTAAGGAATGGAGATGCAAATACAATGATGGCTCAAGGAGGTATACAGGCTGCTGATAAGGAAAATGACTCGCCCTTGATACATTATTTAGATGTTATTGGAGGTGGGCATTTCGCAAACAAAACTGAGCTTGTTGAAAGGCTTGTTATGGATGCTCCTATTATAATTAAATGGCATGAGGAGCTCGGAGTGATGTATGACAAAAAAGATGATGGAGAAATGATTACTGTTCATGGAGGGGGCACATCTCGCAGAAGGATGCATTCTGCAAAGGATTATACAGGAATGGAAATAATGCGTGTTTTGAGGGATGAAATAAGGAATATTGGAGTAAATATTATTGAATTCTCTCCCGCAATTGAGCTTCTTATTGATGATGAAGGGAAAGCAGCGGGAGCAATACTCTATAACCTTGAGACAGACCAATATTATGTTGTTAAAGCCAAAGCAACAATAATTGCTACCGGTGGATTCGGCAGACTACACATTCAAGGATTCCCAACAACAAATCACTATGGAGCGACATGCGATGGGGTTGTTCTTGCATATCGAATGGGGGCGATCTTGCGGGATATGGATTCTGTACAGTATCATCCTACTGGTGTCGCATATCCAGAGCAAATTGTTGGACTGCTTGTAACAGAGAAAGTTCGTAGCTTGGGGGCTCAGCCATTAAATAGCGAGGGGGAGCAATTTGTTCATCCACTTGAGCCAAGAGATGTGGAAGCGTCTGCGTTCATAAAAGAATGCTATGGAAAAAATAAGGGGGTTATTACTCCAACTGGAATGCGAGGAATATGGCTTGATTCACCCATTATAGATATTTTGCATGGAGAAGGAACTATAGAGAGAAGACTTGGAGCAATGTTCAGAATGTTCAAAAGATTTGATATAGACATGAGGGAAGAGCCAATTTTAGTATTTCCTACATTGCACTATCAGAATGGTGGAATAGAAATAAATTCAAATGCAGAAGTTTTATCTCCAAAAGGAGTTATAAAGGGGCTTTTTGCTGCTGGTGAAGTAACTGGTGGAGTCCATGGAAAAAATCGCTTGATGGGCAATTCCCTCCTTGACACACAAGTATTTGGAAGAATAGCGGGAATAAATTCAGCAAAATATGTAAAAAATTGCAAAATTGGAAAATTGAGTGTGGAGCATGTAAAGAAATACGTTGAGGAATTAAAGAAAGAAGGGATAGAAGAAAAAAGGAGAGCACCTATGATATTACCAGACTACAGGGAAAAGAGAGTTTTATCAAGAGCAATAGACATATTATAA
- a CDS encoding TrkH family potassium uptake protein, translating to MNNNLKIIFRDTGRILIIVGIASFFVNIVGVVFKEIDYIKWFVLMSSIFLIVGYIFSLLGKTDYETRLRHAMITAVLCWIILSMISAIPFCLIPDSDGLKLDYLSALFEGTAGWSGTGLTMYSQPSKLPHILQFWRSFSQWIGSAGIIVLAIVVLFRPGSGAFTLYKSEGREEKIKPSVISTAKIIWIIYLFYTVVGIIILFLLRMPLWEAINHGMTAIATGGFSVRDDSLASYSSPIKFVIVILMILGATSFFAHYEILYRKAKKFIRDIQVQAMFLIILIGLMILPILGKVNFFDSAFQFISAITTTGFSTANIANWSENAKFLLSLAMIVGGAAGSTAGGIKLIRLVLLFKGVGWKLKRAFLPARSTFPYKFGREFLLKEEAMEILGEASVISFLWIILIISGSLIISSSTGQTLINSFFEVCSAQGGVGLSVGITNLGMSAIAKFMLILNMWIGRLEIIPFLVLVRSIFQSLAGRKVY from the coding sequence ATGAATAACAATTTAAAAATTATATTCCGGGATACAGGGCGGATATTAATTATTGTAGGAATTGCATCTTTTTTTGTAAATATAGTTGGAGTAGTATTTAAAGAAATTGATTATATTAAATGGTTTGTGTTGATGTCATCTATTTTTTTAATAGTTGGGTATATATTCTCCCTTTTAGGAAAAACAGATTATGAAACGAGATTGAGACATGCGATGATAACCGCAGTATTATGCTGGATCATATTGTCAATGATTTCCGCCATCCCCTTTTGCTTGATTCCTGATAGTGATGGATTAAAGCTAGATTATTTATCCGCCCTTTTTGAAGGAACAGCGGGATGGAGTGGGACTGGCTTAACAATGTATTCACAACCGAGCAAATTGCCACATATTCTTCAATTCTGGAGGAGCTTTAGTCAATGGATTGGAAGCGCGGGAATAATAGTTCTTGCAATAGTTGTTTTATTTCGCCCTGGTAGCGGTGCTTTCACACTCTATAAATCGGAGGGAAGAGAAGAAAAGATAAAGCCAAGTGTGATTTCAACAGCAAAAATAATATGGATAATATATCTCTTCTATACAGTAGTAGGAATAATTATACTTTTTTTACTTCGCATGCCTCTTTGGGAAGCGATAAATCACGGCATGACCGCAATCGCAACAGGTGGTTTTTCAGTTAGAGACGATAGTTTAGCCTCCTATTCCTCCCCAATAAAATTTGTAATTGTTATTTTGATGATACTCGGAGCAACTTCATTTTTTGCCCATTATGAAATCCTTTATAGAAAAGCAAAGAAATTTATCAGAGATATTCAAGTTCAAGCAATGTTTCTAATTATCTTAATCGGTTTAATGATTTTGCCAATATTAGGCAAAGTTAATTTTTTTGATTCCGCATTTCAATTTATTTCCGCAATAACTACAACTGGCTTTTCTACTGCAAATATAGCAAATTGGAGCGAAAACGCAAAATTTTTGCTATCACTGGCCATGATTGTTGGAGGAGCAGCTGGCTCCACCGCAGGAGGAATCAAACTAATAAGGTTAGTTTTGCTTTTCAAGGGTGTTGGATGGAAATTGAAAAGAGCTTTTTTACCAGCGAGAAGCACATTTCCTTACAAATTTGGAAGAGAATTTTTGCTTAAGGAGGAAGCAATGGAAATACTTGGCGAAGCTTCTGTAATTTCATTCTTATGGATTATTCTAATCATTTCTGGCTCATTAATAATTTCGTCTTCAACAGGACAAACACTGATAAATTCATTTTTCGAAGTTTGTTCTGCTCAGGGAGGAGTTGGGCTTAGTGTTGGTATAACAAATTTAGGTATGTCTGCGATTGCCAAATTTATGCTCATTCTTAACATGTGGATAGGAAGATTAGAAATAATACCATTCCTTGTTCTGGTTAGGAGCATATTTCAATCTCTGGCAGGGAGGAAAGTTTATTGA
- a CDS encoding NAD-binding protein: protein MYLLIVGAGKIGEKLIELALQNKDDVVVIEKDKEKCEEISKKYDVIVINADATLKETLMEAGADSANAILTTADDATNLLVISLAKSLGIPLLVSIVNEEENRAMFIEKGVNIVENPSLITAEHLYRAIRHPLVKEYISLGDKMEIFKIGIPENSKMVGKKVEDARLPKMVTLIAIERGKEVILPSPDTFFEAGDLVTFLARKDKIDDIMKIFIKE, encoded by the coding sequence ATGTATCTCCTAATCGTTGGGGCTGGAAAAATAGGGGAAAAACTCATAGAATTAGCCCTTCAGAACAAGGATGATGTTGTTGTTATAGAAAAGGACAAAGAAAAATGCGAGGAAATATCAAAAAAATATGATGTAATAGTGATAAATGCGGACGCAACCCTGAAAGAAACTCTCATGGAGGCGGGCGCAGATTCAGCAAATGCAATTTTAACCACCGCGGATGATGCAACAAATTTACTGGTTATTTCTCTTGCAAAATCTCTTGGCATACCCTTGCTCGTATCAATAGTGAATGAGGAAGAAAATAGGGCAATGTTTATAGAAAAAGGGGTAAATATTGTAGAAAATCCAAGTCTTATCACCGCTGAACATCTTTACAGAGCGATTCGCCATCCTCTCGTGAAGGAATATATAAGTCTGGGAGATAAAATGGAAATATTCAAGATAGGCATTCCAGAAAACTCAAAGATGGTTGGAAAGAAAGTAGAAGATGCTCGCCTTCCAAAAATGGTTACATTGATAGCGATAGAAAGAGGAAAGGAAGTTATTTTACCATCTCCAGACACATTTTTTGAAGCGGGTGACCTTGTAACATTTCTTGCAAGGAAGGATAAAATAGACGACATAATGAAGATATTTATTAAAGAATAA
- a CDS encoding RNA-binding protein — MVLPMDLLETSINREVAIRLKDGRILIGKLSGYDAYLNIVLEDAKEEIEKDNEKLEKRLGRVMVRGNNIVSISLH, encoded by the coding sequence ATGGTATTACCCATGGATTTACTTGAAACAAGCATTAACAGAGAGGTGGCAATTCGCCTCAAAGACGGGAGAATTTTGATTGGGAAATTAAGTGGATATGATGCCTATCTCAATATTGTTCTTGAGGATGCGAAAGAGGAAATTGAAAAAGATAATGAAAAATTGGAAAAAAGATTAGGAAGGGTTATGGTTAGGGGGAATAATATTGTTAGCATTTCCCTCCATTAA
- a CDS encoding restriction endonuclease gives MNYEKFCEILNKHIFEGEKKELLRRIADNPERFIGLFRPTKPGAKILQHLLQSHEIRMGDALEEIIEEILKDMGFRILSKSIANEEGEELSLDQYFTDGRIYYFIEQKVRDDHDSTKKRGQISNFETKLEILHKKHGSGLFGIMYFIDPDLSKNKNYYEEELKRLEKFYGVKLYLFYGKELFDYLQRPDIWNNILLWLKQWKESLPELPEINFDKSPEESFEEIKSLELRTWRKILENRKLWEEGIIKAIFKEGITLELLLRFFREKYTLPSTQLAKLLAERLDEYYG, from the coding sequence ATGAACTACGAAAAATTCTGTGAAATTTTGAATAAACATATATTTGAAGGCGAGAAGAAAGAACTCCTCCGAAGAATAGCTGATAATCCAGAGCGTTTTATAGGTTTATTCAGGCCAACAAAACCTGGTGCCAAGATTTTACAGCATCTCCTCCAATCACATGAAATTCGTATGGGGGATGCTCTTGAAGAGATAATAGAGGAGATTCTTAAAGATATGGGTTTTAGGATCTTATCCAAAAGTATAGCAAATGAAGAAGGGGAGGAACTATCATTAGATCAATATTTTACAGACGGTAGAATATATTATTTTATCGAACAGAAAGTAAGGGACGACCACGACTCTACGAAAAAACGGGGACAGATTTCCAATTTTGAAACAAAACTTGAGATTTTGCATAAGAAACATGGTTCTGGCCTATTCGGTATTATGTATTTCATTGACCCAGATCTTTCTAAAAACAAGAATTATTATGAAGAGGAATTAAAGAGACTTGAGAAATTTTATGGTGTCAAACTTTATCTTTTCTACGGTAAAGAATTATTTGATTACTTACAACGACCAGATATATGGAACAATATTCTTTTATGGTTAAAGCAGTGGAAAGAGAGTTTGCCAGAATTACCTGAAATAAATTTTGATAAATCACCCGAAGAAAGTTTTGAGGAAATTAAAAGTTTAGAGTTGAGAACTTGGAGAAAAATTTTAGAAAACAGAAAATTATGGGAGGAGGGAATAATAAAAGCGATATTTAAGGAAGGAATTACTTTAGAACTTTTGTTAAGATTTTTCAGAGAGAAATATACTCTTCCTTCTACCCAATTAGCAAAATTACTGGCTGAAAGATTGGATGAATATTATGGCTAA